The following proteins are co-located in the Kiritimatiellaceae bacterium genome:
- a CDS encoding ABC transporter ATP-binding protein, which produces MNELLQVEKVNVRYGELEAVRGVSLSLKSGETLGLVGESGCGKSSLGRAILALEPVAAGRVAFDGRNVTSLKGTELKQFRRQAQMVFQDPFGSLNPRMSVGSAIEEVLFVHRIGANRAARRERASVLFEDVGLNPDWLNRYPHEFSGGQRQRIGIARALALEPKLLVADEPVSALDVSVQADIIQLLKRIQRERGLAYLFIGHDLAVVREMSDRIAVMFKGEIVETGTSDQVCDDPQHPYTQKLLSAVPDIDKALAQ; this is translated from the coding sequence ATGAACGAACTACTCCAGGTTGAAAAGGTAAACGTCCGCTATGGTGAACTTGAAGCGGTGCGCGGCGTCAGCCTTTCGCTGAAGTCGGGCGAAACGCTGGGGCTGGTCGGCGAAAGCGGTTGCGGTAAGAGTTCGCTGGGCCGCGCGATTCTGGCTTTGGAACCGGTTGCGGCGGGCCGGGTGGCGTTTGACGGCCGCAATGTCACTTCGCTGAAAGGCACGGAACTCAAACAGTTTCGCCGTCAGGCGCAAATGGTTTTTCAAGATCCGTTCGGCTCGCTCAATCCGCGCATGAGCGTCGGCTCGGCGATTGAAGAAGTTTTGTTTGTCCACCGTATCGGCGCTAACCGCGCGGCGCGGCGGGAAAGAGCTTCCGTGCTGTTCGAAGATGTCGGCCTTAATCCAGATTGGCTGAATCGCTATCCGCACGAATTCAGCGGCGGACAGCGCCAGCGCATCGGCATCGCCCGCGCCTTGGCGCTGGAACCGAAACTGCTGGTGGCCGACGAACCGGTTTCGGCGCTCGATGTTTCCGTACAGGCCGACATCATTCAGCTTTTAAAACGGATTCAGCGCGAACGCGGACTGGCTTATCTTTTTATCGGCCACGACTTAGCCGTTGTGCGCGAAATGAGCGACCGGATCGCCGTTATGTTTAAAGGCGAAATCGTCGAAACCGGCACGTCCGATCAGGTCTGCGACGATCCGCAGCATCCGTACACACAAAAACTGCTTTCCGCCGTTCCGGATATTGATAAAGCTTTAGCTCAATAA
- a CDS encoding ABC transporter ATP-binding protein, whose translation MTARDDKPLVDVQGLEVHFGSVANPVRAADGVSFQIFSGEIVALVGESGSGKSISALALANLVPEPAGRIVGGSVNFQDLDVLTLNKSELRKLRGARIAYIFQEPATSLNPVYTVGWQIGEAIRLHRKGVKVKAEVEKLLTDVGLPDPARTARSYPHELSGGMQQRAMIAMALACNPDLLVADEPTTALDVTVQKQILELLVGLREKRGLSILLITHNLGIVANVADRVYVMNNGKIVESGETKTVLRTPQHEYTQKLLKAVPRLHKTV comes from the coding sequence ATGACCGCACGTGACGACAAACCGCTTGTGGATGTTCAAGGACTGGAAGTCCACTTTGGTTCCGTTGCCAATCCGGTGCGCGCGGCGGACGGCGTGAGTTTTCAGATTTTTTCCGGCGAGATTGTCGCTTTGGTCGGCGAAAGCGGCAGCGGCAAAAGCATCAGCGCGCTGGCACTGGCCAACCTGGTGCCGGAACCGGCCGGTCGGATCGTCGGCGGTTCCGTGAATTTTCAAGATTTGGACGTACTGACTCTCAATAAATCGGAACTTAGGAAACTGCGCGGCGCGCGCATCGCTTATATTTTTCAGGAACCGGCGACTTCGCTGAATCCTGTTTACACCGTCGGCTGGCAGATCGGCGAAGCCATCCGCCTGCACCGCAAAGGCGTGAAGGTGAAAGCGGAAGTTGAAAAACTGCTGACTGACGTCGGACTGCCCGATCCGGCGCGTACGGCCCGGTCGTATCCGCACGAACTTTCCGGAGGAATGCAGCAACGCGCCATGATTGCCATGGCGCTCGCCTGCAATCCCGACCTGCTGGTCGCCGACGAACCCACGACGGCGCTCGATGTGACGGTGCAGAAACAGATACTGGAACTGCTCGTCGGCCTGCGCGAAAAGCGCGGACTTTCCATTCTGCTGATCACCCACAACCTGGGCATCGTCGCCAACGTGGCCGACCGGGTCTATGTGATGAACAACGGAAAGATCGTCGAGTCCGGCGAAACCAAAACCGTTCTGCGCACTCCGCAGCACGAATACACACAGAAACTTCTCAAGGCCGTTCCGCGGCTTCATAAAACGGTATGA
- a CDS encoding YjgP/YjgQ family permease yields MKILTKYLLKSLLVPLLYCMLGFLLIFIISDLFDNFSEFLDSGIRISEILYYYTQHLPPKIVLLLPACLLLAMLHSLSRLTRYSEIIAMRAGGVSIYRIVMPFIGVGIAATLLTSYINEKVAPDAGYRAKKFLEYQSSGRDNEKFFSRNLALKDRNHVWMVQKIDSRDHSMYNVELIEQRPDGSDSFKYKAEKALWLDGRWWFMDITVQAYKENGDLSGPPEMILQKEMRDLRETPQTFMAEIKDPEFLSASEMRHYLRAKKDISSNTRARLMVDMHSRLAAPFTCLIVTLIGVPVGAHTGRRGAFAGIMVAMFLFFGFYILQLTAQALGKQEIISAFLGGWLPVIIFGAATPLFIHRMR; encoded by the coding sequence ATGAAAATTCTCACCAAATATCTGCTGAAAAGTCTGCTGGTTCCGCTGTTGTACTGCATGCTCGGATTTCTCCTGATTTTCATCATCAGCGACCTGTTCGACAACTTCAGCGAGTTTCTCGACAGCGGCATCCGCATTTCCGAAATTCTCTACTACTATACCCAGCACCTTCCGCCGAAAATTGTTCTCTTGTTGCCCGCCTGTTTGTTGCTGGCCATGCTCCACAGTCTTTCGCGCCTTACCCGCTACAGCGAAATCATCGCTATGCGTGCTGGCGGGGTCAGTATTTACCGCATTGTCATGCCGTTCATCGGCGTGGGAATCGCGGCGACGCTGCTTACATCGTACATTAACGAAAAGGTTGCCCCGGACGCCGGTTACCGTGCGAAAAAATTCCTCGAATACCAGTCATCCGGCAGGGACAACGAAAAGTTTTTCTCCCGTAATCTCGCGCTGAAAGACCGCAATCATGTCTGGATGGTGCAGAAGATCGATTCGCGCGACCACTCGATGTACAACGTCGAGCTGATCGAACAGCGGCCTGACGGATCGGATTCTTTCAAATATAAAGCCGAAAAAGCGCTCTGGCTCGACGGGCGCTGGTGGTTTATGGACATTACGGTTCAGGCCTACAAAGAAAACGGCGACCTCTCCGGTCCGCCGGAAATGATTCTCCAGAAAGAAATGCGCGATCTGCGCGAAACGCCGCAGACCTTCATGGCGGAAATCAAAGACCCCGAATTCCTTTCCGCCAGCGAAATGCGCCATTACCTGCGCGCCAAGAAAGATATTTCCAGCAATACCCGTGCGCGGCTGATGGTGGATATGCACAGCCGCCTGGCCGCGCCCTTCACTTGTCTGATTGTCACCCTGATCGGCGTGCCGGTCGGAGCTCACACCGGTCGGCGCGGCGCATTTGCCGGTATCATGGTCGCCATGTTCCTCTTCTTCGGTTTCTACATTCTGCAACTCACCGCCCAGGCGCTTGGCAAGCAGGAAATTATTTCCGCCTTTCTCGGCGGCTGGCTGCCCGTGATTATTTTTGGTGCCGCCACGCCTTTGTTTATTCACCGGATGCGTTGA
- the zwf gene encoding glucose-6-phosphate dehydrogenase — translation MSALEVRIEEPVTFVIFGASGDLTRRKLMPALYTLFKEGALTGSFSIVGFARRDYDNLSFCKLMADALREHSRTPTDDVSLKAFCSHLSYHRGDLADAAAYAGLQAKFESGALPANRLFYLSITPDLTASTVSFIKNAGLITPPDSKPWTRVVVEKPFGRDLQSAKALNQVLLGHLDESQIYRIDHYLGKETVQNILSFRFANTIFEPVFNRTYVDHIQITAAETVGMESGRGAFYDQTGALRDMVVNHLFQLLCLVTMEPPDGLDARSIRNEKMKILGALRLADATKNHPALCFGQYSGDGKTNAFRDEERVSPQSNTETFAALRMDVGNWRWAGVPVYLRTGKRLAKKTTEIAIQFKAPPLSLFQHVACKGDVCDLTGVKPNTLIFRIQPDEGIFLQVSSKRPSMQMVVESVNMDFSYSGKWNKALPEAYERLLLDALRGDSTLFTRSDEVEAEWAVIDSILAEAKNKPFAYPSGSWGPTEADAVLFSGVWKNE, via the coding sequence ATGTCCGCGCTTGAAGTCCGTATTGAAGAACCGGTGACCTTTGTCATTTTCGGCGCCTCCGGCGACCTGACCCGCCGGAAGCTGATGCCCGCTCTGTATACCTTGTTTAAGGAAGGCGCGCTGACCGGCAGTTTTTCCATCGTCGGCTTCGCCCGCCGCGACTATGACAACCTAAGTTTTTGCAAGCTGATGGCGGACGCTCTGCGCGAGCACAGCCGGACACCAACAGATGACGTATCGTTAAAAGCGTTCTGCTCGCACTTGAGCTATCACCGCGGCGATCTGGCGGACGCGGCAGCCTACGCCGGACTTCAGGCGAAGTTTGAAAGCGGCGCCCTGCCCGCCAACCGGCTTTTCTATCTTTCCATCACACCCGACCTGACCGCCTCCACCGTAAGCTTTATAAAAAACGCCGGGCTGATTACGCCGCCGGATTCAAAACCGTGGACGCGGGTCGTCGTGGAAAAACCATTCGGCCGCGACCTGCAAAGCGCCAAGGCACTGAATCAGGTTCTGCTCGGTCATTTGGACGAAAGTCAGATTTACCGGATCGATCACTATCTCGGCAAAGAAACCGTGCAGAACATTCTTTCGTTCCGTTTCGCCAACACGATTTTTGAACCGGTCTTCAACCGTACCTATGTGGATCATATTCAGATCACCGCCGCCGAAACCGTCGGCATGGAAAGCGGACGCGGCGCGTTCTACGACCAGACCGGCGCACTGCGCGACATGGTGGTCAACCATCTCTTCCAGTTACTCTGTCTGGTGACGATGGAGCCGCCGGACGGGCTGGATGCGCGTTCAATCCGTAACGAAAAAATGAAAATTCTGGGCGCACTGCGACTGGCCGACGCGACGAAAAACCATCCGGCGCTCTGCTTCGGTCAGTACAGCGGCGACGGAAAAACCAATGCCTTCCGCGACGAAGAGCGCGTCAGCCCGCAGTCGAATACCGAAACCTTCGCCGCCCTGCGGATGGATGTCGGCAACTGGCGCTGGGCCGGTGTTCCGGTTTATCTGCGTACCGGCAAGCGGCTGGCAAAAAAAACCACCGAGATTGCCATTCAGTTTAAAGCGCCTCCGCTGTCGCTCTTCCAGCACGTCGCCTGCAAAGGTGACGTATGCGACCTGACCGGCGTAAAGCCCAACACGCTGATCTTCCGGATTCAGCCGGACGAAGGCATTTTTCTGCAGGTTTCATCCAAACGCCCCAGCATGCAGATGGTGGTCGAAAGCGTGAATATGGATTTTTCCTATTCCGGCAAATGGAACAAAGCGCTGCCGGAAGCCTATGAGCGACTTCTGCTCGACGCCCTGCGCGGCGACTCGACGCTCTTCACCCGCTCCGACGAAGTCGAAGCCGAATGGGCCGTCATTGATTCCATCCTCGCCGAAGCAAAAAACAAACCGTTCGCCTATCCGTCCGGCTCATGGGGCCCGACGGAAGCCGATGCCGTCCTGTTTTCCGGTGTTTGGAAGAACGAATGA
- a CDS encoding divalent-cation tolerance protein CutA, whose product MNNKLIYVTAPSREEAERIAEAVVTERLAACANILDGVTSLFHWEGKLCRENEAVLILKTTEEKTAALTARIKELHSYECPCVVVLPIEGGNPAFLEWIQHEVR is encoded by the coding sequence ATGAACAACAAACTGATTTATGTCACCGCACCGTCGCGTGAAGAAGCCGAGCGGATTGCGGAAGCCGTCGTCACCGAACGGCTGGCGGCCTGTGCCAATATTCTCGACGGCGTCACGTCCCTCTTTCACTGGGAAGGAAAACTCTGCCGCGAAAACGAAGCGGTGCTGATTCTGAAAACGACAGAAGAAAAAACCGCCGCGCTGACTGCACGGATCAAAGAACTCCACTCCTACGAGTGTCCGTGCGTCGTCGTCCTGCCGATCGAAGGCGGAAATCCGGCGTTTCTGGAATGGATTCAGCACGAAGTCCGCTAA
- a CDS encoding GntR family transcriptional regulator yields the protein MAEIGKTNWLPVLRATDCGLMLDGGNLGEILMPNRYVPKEWEVGDVIEVFLMSDSEDRLTATTLKPLAQVGEFACLRVASVTGIGAFLDWGLPKDLFVPFREQKVEMFERQHYIVYIYLDEASGRIAASSKLDKFLDRTPPAYKHSEAVKLMICDKTDLGYKAIVNGRHWGILFYNDVFQPLERGQKIAGFIKQVRSDGKIDLCLHKPGFEKVTDLTDVILNHIKAQGGFMPVTDKTPPEEIYRLFGVSKKTYKQAIGALYKKRLITFENNGTKLT from the coding sequence ATGGCTGAAATAGGAAAAACCAACTGGCTGCCGGTGCTACGGGCAACGGACTGCGGCCTGATGCTTGACGGCGGAAATCTGGGCGAAATTCTGATGCCCAATCGCTATGTTCCAAAAGAGTGGGAAGTCGGCGACGTTATTGAAGTTTTTCTGATGAGCGATTCCGAAGACCGTCTGACCGCCACTACGCTGAAGCCGCTGGCGCAGGTCGGCGAGTTCGCCTGTTTGCGCGTGGCATCCGTCACCGGTATCGGCGCGTTTCTCGACTGGGGCTTGCCGAAAGATTTGTTTGTACCGTTCCGCGAGCAGAAGGTGGAAATGTTCGAGCGGCAGCATTACATCGTGTACATCTATCTCGACGAAGCCAGCGGACGCATCGCCGCCTCGTCCAAGCTCGATAAATTCCTCGACCGCACGCCGCCAGCCTATAAGCACAGCGAAGCGGTGAAGCTGATGATCTGCGACAAAACCGATCTCGGCTACAAAGCCATCGTCAACGGCAGGCACTGGGGCATTCTTTTTTACAACGACGTTTTTCAGCCTCTGGAGCGCGGCCAGAAAATTGCCGGCTTCATCAAACAGGTGCGATCCGACGGTAAGATCGATCTGTGTCTTCATAAACCCGGCTTTGAAAAAGTGACCGACCTTACGGATGTCATTCTCAATCACATCAAAGCGCAGGGCGGGTTCATGCCGGTCACCGACAAAACTCCGCCGGAAGAAATCTATCGTCTGTTCGGCGTCAGCAAGAAAACCTACAAACAGGCCATCGGCGCGCTCTACAAAAAGCGGCTGATTACGTTTGAGAACAACGGAACGAAGCTGACTTAG
- a CDS encoding ABC-F family ATP-binding cassette domain-containing protein, whose protein sequence is MIDFIQVSKRFGTQEVLDKVSFRINSGEHVGVVGPNGAGKSTIFSLISDEMSADSGDITMPKNVRLGHLHQQLHAHAQDGSLLDYSCNAIPELKPMIEEIHRIEHDLLTATGAEQERMLHRLGDLQHEFEHLGGYDLKARAEAALSGLGFKESEFANPFRSFSGGWQMRAELVRTLIARPDILLLDEPSNYLDLPAVEWLQRFLRGFEGTMLLISHDRYLLETLTDRTLEICGGAVTKYSGGYTYYIREREQRHMQQEAAYRNYIEQKEHLESFISRFRAQATKAAQVQSRIKMLEKMDVVKAPVAPPNFSKLRIPPPPHCGAHIMSVKDMSFSYDGKRQILRDVNLEIGHGQKIALVGYNGMGKTTLLRVLAGALTPQTGTRQTGHKVVLGYQSQDFAETMPPDQSLLTIIRNANSAVQERDVRGLLGSFGFSGDAVNKPSGVLSGGEKIRLAFARIFINPPNFLLLDEPTTNLDINGREALEKAIKEYKGTVCFVSHDVAFVRGAADHIISIGSNGVVSYPGGYDYYLEKTAKQEAVESPKSKVQSLEPQPSNLNPQAARKARAQDREAQKVLRKMEVDMEKLHAEQRTVCEQLASGDAALDYAALNIQLSAVTKKLNALESKWLEEAERLGG, encoded by the coding sequence ATGATAGATTTCATCCAGGTGAGTAAACGGTTCGGCACGCAGGAAGTGCTGGATAAGGTTTCGTTCCGTATCAATTCCGGCGAGCACGTCGGCGTGGTCGGCCCGAACGGCGCGGGCAAAAGTACGATTTTCAGCCTGATCAGCGACGAAATGTCGGCGGACAGCGGCGACATCACGATGCCGAAAAACGTCCGCCTTGGCCATCTGCACCAGCAGCTTCACGCTCATGCACAGGACGGCTCGCTGCTCGATTATTCCTGCAACGCCATTCCAGAGCTCAAACCGATGATCGAAGAAATTCACCGGATTGAGCACGATCTGCTGACGGCCACCGGCGCGGAGCAGGAGCGGATGCTTCATCGGCTTGGCGATCTTCAGCACGAATTCGAACATCTCGGCGGCTACGATCTGAAAGCGCGCGCCGAAGCCGCGCTGAGCGGACTCGGCTTTAAGGAAAGCGAGTTTGCCAATCCGTTCCGCTCGTTCAGCGGCGGCTGGCAGATGCGCGCCGAACTGGTGCGTACGCTGATTGCGCGGCCCGACATTCTGCTGCTCGACGAACCGTCGAACTATCTCGACCTGCCTGCCGTCGAATGGCTTCAGCGCTTTCTGCGCGGCTTCGAAGGAACGATGCTTTTGATTTCCCACGACCGTTACCTGCTCGAAACGCTCACCGACCGCACGCTCGAAATCTGCGGCGGTGCGGTGACGAAATATTCCGGCGGCTATACCTATTACATCCGGGAGCGCGAACAGCGGCACATGCAGCAGGAAGCGGCGTACCGGAATTACATCGAGCAGAAGGAACATCTCGAAAGTTTCATCAGCCGGTTCCGCGCGCAGGCCACCAAGGCGGCGCAGGTGCAGAGCCGCATCAAAATGCTCGAAAAGATGGACGTGGTGAAAGCGCCGGTCGCGCCGCCGAATTTTTCCAAACTGCGGATTCCGCCGCCGCCGCACTGCGGCGCGCATATTATGTCGGTCAAAGACATGAGTTTTTCCTACGACGGCAAGCGGCAGATTCTGCGCGACGTGAATCTGGAAATCGGCCACGGACAGAAGATCGCGCTGGTCGGCTACAACGGCATGGGCAAAACCACGCTGTTGCGCGTACTGGCCGGAGCGCTGACGCCGCAGACGGGAACGCGGCAGACCGGACATAAAGTGGTGCTCGGTTATCAGTCGCAGGACTTCGCCGAAACCATGCCGCCCGATCAGTCGCTGCTGACAATTATCCGTAATGCCAACTCCGCGGTGCAGGAACGCGATGTGCGCGGACTGCTCGGCTCGTTCGGCTTCAGCGGCGACGCGGTGAATAAACCGTCCGGCGTACTGAGCGGCGGAGAAAAAATCCGCCTCGCCTTCGCCCGTATTTTCATCAACCCGCCGAACTTTCTGCTGCTCGACGAGCCGACCACCAACCTCGACATCAACGGACGTGAAGCGCTCGAAAAGGCGATCAAGGAATACAAAGGCACGGTCTGCTTCGTCAGCCACGACGTCGCCTTTGTGCGCGGCGCAGCGGATCATATTATTTCCATCGGCTCGAACGGCGTCGTCAGTTATCCCGGCGGGTACGACTACTATCTGGAGAAGACGGCGAAACAGGAAGCAGTCGAAAGTCCAAAGTCGAAAGTCCAAAGTCTGGAACCTCAACCCTCAAACCTCAATCCTCAAGCCGCCCGCAAAGCAAGAGCACAGGATCGCGAAGCGCAGAAGGTGTTGCGCAAGATGGAAGTGGATATGGAAAAGCTGCACGCCGAACAGCGCACGGTCTGCGAACAGCTCGCTAGCGGTGACGCGGCTCTTGACTATGCCGCGCTTAACATCCAGCTTTCCGCTGTTACGAAAAAGCTGAACGCTCTTGAATCAAAGTGGCTCGAAGAGGCGGAGCGCCTCGGCGGCTGA
- a CDS encoding FAD-dependent oxidoreductase — MNKYTLRERDVLLDDSWDVIVAGGGPAGCAAAAAAAREGAKTLLIEATGALGGMGTSGLVPAWCPFTDKNRIIYGGMAEQILRQCISGMPHVPKECFDWIPIDAELLKRIYDDLVTQQGVTVLFNTLMTGVECDATGHVDAILVAGKSGLTAHKAKVYIDATGDADLAAWAGAAYNKGDAKGDLQPATHCFTLTNVDMYAYQHCGSIKFGADKDVIDDIVASGKYPEIPDTHACSAIIGPGAIGFNAGHIWSVDNTNPFSSSKALMQGRKIAKAFRDACAEFFPKAFANAHLTQTASLLGIRETRRIVGDYVLTLNDYSSRRSFSDEICRNSYFIDIHIAEDEAGSGSHITAAASQLVSYKQGESHGIPYRCLTPKGLSNVLVAGRCISTDRSVQGSTRIMPVCLCTGEAAGIAATMAARADIADVHAVDTDTLRRRIRDCGAYLPEIEAPNKL, encoded by the coding sequence GTGAACAAATACACTTTAAGAGAACGGGATGTACTGCTTGATGATTCGTGGGATGTAATCGTTGCCGGCGGCGGACCGGCGGGTTGCGCGGCGGCGGCCGCCGCCGCACGAGAGGGAGCAAAAACTCTTCTGATTGAGGCAACCGGCGCTCTGGGCGGAATGGGCACATCCGGTCTGGTGCCAGCGTGGTGTCCGTTCACAGACAAAAACCGGATCATCTACGGCGGAATGGCTGAACAGATCCTCCGGCAGTGCATCTCCGGCATGCCGCATGTCCCGAAGGAGTGTTTTGACTGGATCCCGATCGACGCAGAATTGCTCAAACGCATTTATGACGATCTTGTGACTCAACAGGGTGTAACCGTGCTGTTTAATACTCTGATGACAGGTGTTGAGTGTGATGCCACCGGCCATGTTGACGCCATCCTCGTGGCCGGCAAAAGCGGCCTTACAGCTCATAAAGCGAAGGTTTATATTGATGCAACCGGCGATGCTGATCTTGCTGCATGGGCCGGCGCGGCATACAACAAAGGAGATGCGAAGGGGGATTTGCAGCCGGCCACGCATTGTTTCACATTGACCAATGTCGATATGTACGCCTATCAGCACTGCGGCAGTATTAAGTTCGGCGCAGATAAAGACGTGATTGACGACATCGTGGCCTCGGGCAAATACCCTGAGATTCCTGACACCCATGCGTGCTCCGCCATCATCGGCCCAGGTGCCATCGGGTTCAATGCCGGACACATTTGGTCGGTCGACAATACAAACCCGTTTTCTTCAAGCAAGGCTTTGATGCAGGGAAGAAAAATCGCCAAAGCTTTCCGCGACGCATGCGCTGAGTTTTTTCCAAAAGCCTTTGCGAACGCTCACCTCACTCAAACCGCGTCTCTTCTGGGTATCCGGGAAACGCGGCGTATCGTTGGCGACTACGTGCTGACCCTAAACGATTACTCTTCCCGCCGAAGCTTTTCCGATGAAATATGCCGGAACAGCTATTTTATAGATATTCACATAGCTGAAGACGAAGCCGGAAGCGGCAGCCACATAACGGCGGCGGCAAGCCAGCTTGTGAGTTACAAACAAGGAGAATCGCACGGGATACCGTACCGGTGTCTTACACCAAAAGGCCTTTCAAACGTTCTCGTTGCTGGCCGATGCATTTCCACAGATCGATCTGTCCAGGGCAGCACACGTATTATGCCGGTCTGCCTCTGCACAGGGGAGGCTGCGGGTATTGCAGCAACCATGGCAGCAAGAGCAGACATCGCAGATGTTCATGCCGTGGACACCGACACACTGAGACGCCGAATCAGAGACTGCGGAGCCTACCTGCCCGAAATCGAAGCCCCAAACAAACTCTGA
- a CDS encoding HAD family phosphatase: MQKKYFIFDIGNVLVDFDFQVLLQQIADDSGTPVEPPTERDLDMHHAVEEGVISDEAFVDYLNEAKGLSWTVDTLIGVWQKMFTVNPTGYEMFRDAIVRGLPVYTLSNIAEHHIDAIERNWPGFFDGATGLFLSYQVGARKPNAEIYRHMLDDLGVKGEQCLFLDDLERNIEAARAAGIQAHQFIPANYAAIQKEVDTFFLLA; encoded by the coding sequence ATGCAGAAAAAATACTTTATTTTCGATATTGGCAACGTGCTGGTGGACTTTGACTTTCAGGTTCTGCTCCAGCAGATCGCCGACGATTCCGGCACGCCGGTCGAGCCGCCGACGGAACGCGACCTCGATATGCACCACGCGGTCGAAGAGGGCGTCATCAGCGATGAAGCGTTCGTCGATTATCTGAACGAAGCCAAAGGATTATCGTGGACGGTCGATACACTGATCGGCGTCTGGCAGAAAATGTTCACCGTCAACCCGACCGGCTACGAAATGTTCCGCGACGCGATTGTGCGCGGCCTGCCGGTTTACACGCTCAGCAACATCGCCGAACACCACATCGACGCGATTGAACGCAACTGGCCGGGATTTTTTGACGGAGCGACCGGTCTGTTTCTTTCCTATCAGGTCGGCGCCCGCAAACCGAACGCCGAAATCTACCGCCACATGCTGGACGATCTTGGCGTAAAAGGTGAACAGTGCCTGTTTCTCGACGATCTGGAACGCAACATCGAAGCCGCCCGCGCCGCCGGTATTCAAGCCCATCAGTTTATTCCGGCGAACTACGCCGCGATTCAAAAAGAGGTGGATACATTTTTCCTGCTCGCATGA
- a CDS encoding isochorismatase family protein, which translates to MLKKENAVLVFIDVQGRLAEIVDGTEVLYKNLRRLLEGMYLLDVPVIVTEQTPDNLGKTRGEFRPLIMSLPVIKSSFSCCGERVFMEVLEKSNRRQIILCGIEAHICVYQTARDLLAKGFEVSVVVDAVSSRDPVNKVLALRCMENEGVKLTGTEMLLFELLGDAKTPQFKSVLQIVK; encoded by the coding sequence ATGCTGAAGAAAGAAAATGCCGTTCTGGTTTTTATCGATGTGCAGGGCCGTCTGGCCGAAATCGTGGACGGCACCGAAGTTCTCTACAAGAATCTCCGCCGCCTGCTCGAAGGGATGTATTTGCTCGATGTTCCGGTGATTGTAACCGAGCAGACTCCGGACAATCTGGGAAAAACCCGCGGAGAGTTCCGCCCGCTGATTATGAGTCTCCCCGTTATAAAAAGCTCCTTCAGTTGCTGCGGGGAACGGGTGTTCATGGAGGTTCTCGAAAAATCAAACCGGCGCCAGATTATTCTCTGCGGCATTGAAGCCCATATCTGCGTTTACCAGACCGCCAGAGACCTGCTGGCAAAAGGCTTTGAAGTGTCTGTGGTCGTCGATGCAGTGTCTTCCCGCGACCCGGTCAACAAAGTGCTCGCCCTGCGTTGTATGGAAAACGAAGGCGTTAAGCTGACCGGCACGGAAATGCTTCTGTTTGAACTGCTCGGTGACGCCAAGACTCCGCAATTTAAATCCGTTCTCCAGATCGTGAAATAG
- a CDS encoding EamA family transporter produces MTLLLLVSLVWAFSFGLIKGELAGLPSAAVAFIRLAVALAVFAPFLRLKTLRASDAARLMITGAVQYGLMYVTYTHAFHYLKAYEVALFTVLTPIYVVIINDLFERKVNSAALAAVALAVAGGIVIEYRQLSSPELWIGFLLMQAANLCFAFGQIFYRRTMARLPENRTDLQVFGLLYLGATLTAALAATGTPWTSLVITSRQALILLYLGIVASGLGFFLWNTGARKVSSGALAVFNNLKIPLGILVSVFFFGETADWPRLLGGGVLIVAALRITKSALPVQNKPPARLT; encoded by the coding sequence ATGACTCTGCTCCTGCTCGTCTCCCTCGTCTGGGCGTTTTCCTTCGGCCTGATCAAGGGCGAACTGGCCGGCCTGCCCTCCGCCGCCGTCGCTTTCATTCGGCTGGCCGTGGCCTTGGCCGTCTTCGCGCCGTTCCTGCGCCTGAAAACATTACGGGCATCCGACGCCGCCCGGCTGATGATCACCGGCGCGGTGCAATATGGCCTGATGTACGTTACCTACACTCACGCCTTCCATTATCTCAAAGCGTACGAGGTGGCGCTGTTCACTGTGCTGACGCCGATTTACGTCGTAATTATCAACGACCTATTCGAACGGAAAGTTAACTCCGCCGCGCTGGCGGCGGTTGCGCTGGCCGTCGCCGGAGGCATTGTGATTGAATACCGCCAGCTGAGTTCGCCGGAGCTGTGGATCGGCTTTCTGCTGATGCAGGCCGCCAATCTCTGTTTCGCCTTTGGACAGATTTTCTACCGCCGCACGATGGCCCGGCTGCCGGAAAACCGCACCGACCTGCAGGTGTTCGGCCTTTTGTACCTTGGCGCAACACTCACCGCCGCACTGGCCGCAACGGGAACTCCATGGACATCGCTGGTCATCACGTCCAGACAGGCTCTGATTCTGCTCTATCTCGGTATCGTCGCTTCCGGACTCGGTTTCTTTCTTTGGAATACTGGAGCACGAAAGGTCAGTTCCGGCGCGCTGGCGGTCTTTAATAACCTGAAAATCCCGCTCGGAATTCTGGTTTCGGTTTTCTTTTTCGGCGAAACCGCCGACTGGCCCCGCCTGCTGGGCGGCGGTGTACTAATCGTGGCCGCGCTCCGCATCACCAAATCCGCTCTGCCCGTCCAAAATAAGCCGCCCGCCCGTTTGACTTAA